One stretch of Paenibacillus sp. FSL R5-0341 DNA includes these proteins:
- a CDS encoding NAD(P)/FAD-dependent oxidoreductase has translation MSKQILILGGGYGGLLTALTARQYLSPEEATITVVNRYPTHQIITELHRLAAGSIAEQAVALPLEKLLRGKNVNLKIDTVDTIKPDEKKVLMTSGSTYSYDALVVALGSETAFFGIPGLQEYSFTLKSVSDANRIRAHVEARLDAYKQSGNKADATFVIGGGGLTGIELVGEFADLLPAVCQEKGIDFKEVSLHTVEAGPSILAGFPPELVERAKSSLEKRGVNFIVGVAITEMKESEVLLKDGSSIPTSTLVWTGGVQGNAVVANSGIEVDRGRAKVTEVLQSTSHKDVFVAGDSAVVFPSEGARPYPPTAQLAWQMGETIGHNLGVMFKGGAMESFTPVFSGTLGSLGRKDAVGMIGGNQTRLKGLPATMMKEASNIRYLAHIHGLFALAY, from the coding sequence ATGTCGAAGCAAATTTTGATCTTGGGTGGAGGATACGGCGGTCTGTTGACTGCATTGACTGCGCGTCAATACTTGTCTCCGGAAGAAGCGACAATTACTGTCGTTAACCGTTACCCTACACACCAAATTATCACGGAACTGCACCGTCTTGCAGCAGGAAGCATTGCTGAACAAGCAGTTGCTCTTCCACTCGAAAAATTGCTGCGTGGCAAAAACGTGAACTTGAAAATCGATACGGTGGATACAATCAAGCCGGACGAGAAGAAAGTTCTGATGACCAGCGGCTCCACATACTCTTACGATGCACTTGTCGTTGCCTTGGGCAGCGAAACGGCATTCTTCGGAATTCCGGGATTGCAAGAGTACAGCTTCACGCTCAAATCGGTTAGCGATGCAAACCGTATTCGTGCACACGTTGAAGCACGTCTTGATGCTTACAAACAGTCCGGCAACAAAGCAGACGCTACGTTTGTTATTGGTGGCGGCGGCTTGACAGGTATTGAGCTTGTTGGTGAATTCGCTGACCTGCTTCCTGCTGTATGTCAAGAAAAAGGGATCGATTTCAAAGAAGTATCCCTGCACACGGTTGAAGCTGGTCCTTCCATTCTGGCTGGATTCCCACCAGAACTGGTTGAGCGTGCTAAATCGAGTCTTGAGAAACGTGGCGTTAACTTCATCGTTGGCGTAGCGATTACTGAGATGAAAGAAAGTGAAGTTCTGCTGAAAGACGGCAGCTCCATCCCTACGAGCACACTCGTATGGACAGGTGGCGTACAAGGCAACGCTGTTGTTGCTAACAGCGGAATTGAAGTGGATCGTGGCCGTGCGAAAGTTACGGAAGTTCTGCAATCTACTTCTCACAAAGACGTGTTTGTTGCTGGTGACAGCGCAGTGGTCTTCCCTAGCGAAGGCGCTCGCCCTTACCCTCCAACAGCACAATTGGCTTGGCAAATGGGTGAAACCATCGGTCACAACTTGGGCGTAATGTTCAAAGGTGGCGCAATGGAATCCTTCACACCAGTATTCTCCGGTACGCTGGGAAGTCTGGGTCGTAAAGATGCTGTCGGCATGATCGGTGGCAACCAGACTCGTCTGAAAGGTCTGCCTGCAACCATGATGAAAGAAGCAAGTAACATCCGTTACCTGGCTCACATTCACGGTTTGTTCGCACTGGCTTACTAA
- a CDS encoding DUF1641 domain-containing protein, which yields MSQSPTQQEVPVTEGANVSERQSLDVLDQLMKPEVQESLTVLVENLPKLAEMVTAMTKAYDFAQSVATDKVLISDTMSAMGEFAKPVVDKAKGVASAAIEANDRAQTEQTSVGLFAMLKMLKDPNVQQSLRFAQSFLSILNERQQPKR from the coding sequence ATGTCACAATCGCCTACTCAACAAGAGGTGCCAGTTACAGAAGGTGCCAACGTTTCCGAGCGCCAGTCCTTGGACGTTCTGGATCAACTGATGAAGCCTGAGGTACAGGAGTCTTTAACCGTTCTGGTGGAGAACCTGCCTAAATTGGCTGAAATGGTTACTGCTATGACAAAAGCTTATGACTTTGCACAAAGTGTAGCAACAGACAAAGTTCTGATCAGCGACACAATGAGCGCAATGGGCGAGTTCGCTAAGCCTGTTGTAGACAAAGCTAAAGGTGTAGCTTCTGCTGCCATCGAAGCCAATGATCGTGCGCAAACAGAGCAAACTTCAGTTGGCTTGTTCGCTATGCTGAAAATGCTTAAAGATCCAAATGTACAACAATCGCTTCGTTTTGCTCAATCTTTCTTGAGCATCCTGAACGAGCGTCAACAACCGAAACGTTAA